ACCAGCCCGTAGGCGGAAAACATATGCATAAACATCGCAAGCTGACAGAGGCTGACGTCACGCCGGAAGAGATTTTCCACCAGCGTCGCCGCGTATTAAAAGCGCTGGGTATTACTGCCGCGACCCTGTCGTTGCCGCTATCGGCGCAGGCGGACCTGCTGGCCTGGCTGAAGGGAAGCGATCGCCCCAAGGCTCCGCCGGGCAAACCATTATCGTTTACGCAGCCGGCGGACTGGCGGTTAAAAACGCCGCTCACGCCGGAAGATAAGGTTATCGGCTACAACAATTTCTATGAGTTCGGTATGGATAAAGCCGATCCGGCGGCCAATGCCGGCGGATTGAAAACGGAAGCGTGGAAAATACAGATTGACGGCGAGGTAGCCAAACCTATCACGCTGGATATCGATGACCTGCTTAAGCGTTTTCCGCTCGAAGAGAGGATTTATCGTTTTCGCTGCGTGGAAGCCTGGTCGATGGTCGTGCCCTGGATAGGGTTTGAGCTGGCGAAGTTAATCAAGTTTGCCGAACCCACCGGCAATGCCCGTTACATCGCCTTCCAGACGCTCTACGATCCGCAGCAGATGCCGGGACAAAAGAACAGCTTTATGGGCGGCGGCCTTAGCTATCCCTATGTTGAAGGATTGCGGTTGGATGAAGCCATGCATCCCCTTACGCTCCTGACCGTCGGCGTGTACGGCAAAACGCTGCCGCCGCAGAATGGCGCGCCGATAAGGCTGATCGCGCCGTGGAAATACGGCTTTAAGAACATCAAATCCATCGTACAGATCCGCTTTACCCGCGAACGTCCGCCGTCAACCTGGAATCTGGCGGCTCCCGACGAATATGGCTTTTACGCCAATGTCAATCCGCATGTCGACCACCCTCGCTGGTCACAAGCGACGGAACGGGTCATTGGATCCGGCGGAATTCTGGATGTACAGCGACAGCCAACGCTGTTGTTCAACGGCTATGCCGATCGCGTCGCCTCGCTGTATCGGGGTCTGAACTTACGGGAGAACTTCTGATTGATGGCGCTGATTACCGGGATCACCTCAGCATGCGGCTGACGCTACAACAGATAAAATGGCTGAAGATTATTCTCCATCTGGCGGCCTTTTTACCGCTGCCATGGCTGATTTTGGCCGTCGATCAGGGATGGTTCAGCGCCGATCCGGCAAAAGATATTCAGCATTTTACCGGCCGGATGGCGCTGAAATTATTGCTTGCCTCGCTGCTGATCGCCCCGCTGGCGCGTTACGGCAGGCAGCCACTGCTTATTCGCTGCCGGCGCCCGATCGGGTTATGGTGTTTTGCCTGGGCCACGCTGCATCTGGTGAGTTATTCACTATTGGAACTGGGGTTAAACCATCTGACGCTGCTGGGAGAAGAGCTGATCGCCCGCCCGTATTTAACGCTGGGGCTCGTCAGTTGGCTGATTCTGCTGGCATTAGCGCTGACTTCCCCCCGGATCGTGATGCGCAAGTTGGGATCCCGCTGGCAAAAACTGCATAACTTCGTCTATCTGGTCGCAATCCTGGCACCGATACACTATCTTTGGTCGGTCAAAACGCTCTCGCCCCAACCCATTCTCTATGCTCTGCTGGCGCTGTTATTGTTACTGTTGCGTTATAAAAAATTCCGTCAGTGGTGGCGATAAACCACCGCCGCGGCGAACAGGCCGGAAAGACGCCCAGCGGAGCGCAGGTTGAATATCTCCGCAGATAAGACCAGTATTTGGCTGCGAATTGCGACGAAATGGTTATAATGCACAACTTTGTTTCCCGGCATCGGACAATTTACATCGTGAAAGGTGACAAACGAATAGCTTCGCGCTATTTTGTGCGACACCATTTTGTATTCTGGGCAAATCGCGGGAGATAGCAGCACAATGGCAGAGAAGTTTCACATTTTGCTTTTGAATGGCCCTAATCTGAATCTGCTGGGCGCCCGTGAACCAGATAAATATGGCAATACCACGCTGGCGGAAATCGTTAGCAATCTGGAAACACAGGCCCAGGCGCTGGATGTGCGGTTTTCTCATCTGCAATCCAATGCGGAGCATATTCTGATTGACAGAATTCATCAGGCCAGGGGAAATACGGATTTTATTTTGATTAATCCGGCGGCATTCACCCATACCAGCGTCGCACTGCGCGATGCCCTACTGGCGGTCGCTATCCCGTTTATCGAAATCCATTTGTCCAACGTGCATGCACGTGAGCCCTTCCGCCATCACTCCTATTTGTCTGATGTCGCGGTAGGGGTAATTTGCGGCCTTGGGGCAGATGGTTATAACTATGCGTTACAGACAGCGGTAAAACGCCTGTCTACTTCCAATTAAACAAAAGAGTACGGAACCACATCAATGGATATTCGTAAAATCAAAAAACTGATCGAACTGGTCGAAGAATCCGGCATCGCCGAACTGGAAATTTCCGAAGGCGAAGAATCAGTACGTATCAGTCGCGCCCCGGCAACGCCAAGCTACCCGATGATGCAGCAGGCCTATGTGCCTATGCAGCAGCAACAGCCGGCGCTGGCTACCGCCGTTGCGCCGGTGTCCGAGGCCGCCGCGGCGGAAACCGCAGCAGCGCCGGCCGCCATTAGTGGTCACATCGTTCGCTCGCCGATGGTTGGCACTTTCTATCGTACCCCGAGCCCCGATGCAAAAGCGTTTGTTGAAGTGGGACAGCAGGTCAATGTCGGCGATACGCTGTGCATCGTTGAAGCCATGAAAATGATGAACCAAATCGAAGCGGACAAAGCGGGCGTCGTCAAAGCGATTCTGCTCGACAACGGTCAACCGGTTGAATTTGACGAGCCGCTGGTTGTCATCGAATAACGGGGCTTACCATGCTAGATAAAATCGTTATCGCCAACCGCGGAGAGATTGCGCTGCGCATTTTGCGTGCCTGTAAAGAGCTGGGCATCAAAACCGTCGCCGTTCACTCCAGCGCGGATCGCGATCTGAAACACGTATTGCTGGCGGATGAAACGGTGTGTATCGGTCCGGCTCCATCCGCCAAAAGCTATCTGAATATCCCGGCGATCATCTCCGCCGCGGAAATTACCGGTTCCGCCGCTATTCACCCTGGCTACGGTTTCCTGTCGGAAAACGCTGATTTCGCCGAGCAGGTTGAACGTTCCGGCTTTATTTTCATTGGTCCGCGCGCCGAAACCATTCGCCTGATGGGCGACAAGGTATCCGCCATCAATGCCATGAAAAAAGCGGGCGTTCCTTGTGTTCCGGGCTCCGACGGCCCGTTAGACAACGATATGGACAAAAACCGCGCCTTTGCCAAACGCATCGGCTACCCGGTGATCATCAAGGCTTCCGGCGGCGGCGGCGGGCGCGGCATGCGCGTGGTACGCAGCGATAAAGAACTGGAACAATCCATCAATATGACCCGTGCGGAAGCCAAAGCGGCTTTCAATAACGACATGGTCTATATGGAAAAATATCTGGAGAATCCGCGTCACGTGGAAATTCAGGTATTGGCGGACGGCCAGGGCAACGCCATTTATCTGGCCGAACGCGACTGCTCCATGCAGCGCCGTCACCAGAAAGTGGTGGAAGAAGCGCCGGCGCCGGGCATCACCGGCGAACAGCGCAAGTTTATCGGCGAACGCTGCGCGAAAGCCTGTCTCGATATCAACTATCGCGGCGCAGGTACGTTCGAATTCCTGTACGAAAACGGCGAGTTCTACTTCATTGAAATGAACACCCGAATTCAGGTGGAACACCCGGTTACCGAAATGATTACCGGCGTGGATTTGATCAAAGAGCAATTACGCATTGCCGACGGTCAGCCGTTGTCCATCAAACAGGAAGACATTCACGTTCACGGTCACGCGGTAGAGTGCCGTATCAACGCCGAAGATCCGAATACCTTCCTGCCAAGCCCCGGTAAAATCACCCGTTTCCACGCGCCGGGCGGTTTCGGCGTGCGTTGGGAATCGCATATCTACGCCGGGTACACCGTACCGCCGTATTACGATTCCATGATCGGGAAATTGATCGCCTACGGCGAAACCCGCGAGGTGGCGATTGCCCGCATGAAGAACGCGTTGGCGGAACTGATCATCGACGGCATCAAAACCAACGTCGATCTTCAGATGAAGATAATGAACGACGAAAACTTCCAGAAAGGCGGAACCAATATCCACTATTTGGAAAAGAAACTCGGTTTACAGTAAAGCGTCGCGAGCCCGCAAATGCGGGCTTTTTCAGACCGCTGACCAAACCAAAGGGAAATACGGGAACGAAGCATGCCTCGCCCCGTGTGCCTTAATCTCGGCGTCATGAATCCGGCCATCGGCATGACATTAATATTGATAGGCAATCCTCAGCTTCGCGCCTCTTCCACCACCGTGATATAGACTTTCACCTGCTTTCAGGCGCGAGCGCTAACCCAAGCAATACTTTTGCCCTTCTAACCAATTATTACTAGGCAATTGGCTCACATGTCGTAAAATTCCGGGTTTTGTCATACCTATACGAATACGCCGGTTTACGATGGATAAAAAAATGGATACACGTTTCATGCAGGCGCACAGGGAAGCCCGCTGGGCTTTTTTCCTGACGCTGGCGTACCTGTTCGCCTGGATTCTGGCAGCCTACCTGCCTGACAGCGCTCAGGGTATTACCGGTCTTCCCCACTGGTTTGAAATGGCCTGTCTATTGCTGCCGCTTGTCTTCGCTCTGCTGTGCTGGTTGATGGTTCGCTTCATCTTCCATGACATCTCTCTGGAGAATGACGATGCAAAATGAAGTGCTGCTGCCGCTGCTGGGCTATCTGTTATTGGTTTTCGGCCTGTCGGTATACGCCTATCGCCGCCGGCAGGCGGGCAACTTTCTTAACGAGTATTTCCTCGGCGGACGTTCGATGGGGGGCTTCGTTCTGGCGATGACCCTCATCGGCACCTATGTAAGCGCCAGTTCATTTATCGGCGGGCCGGGCGCCGCCTACAAATACGGCCTGGGATGGGTGCTGCTCTCCATGATTCAGCTTCCCACCATGCTGCTGTCGCTGGGCATCCTGGGCAAAAAGTTCGCGATTTTAGCCAGACGCTATAACGCCATTACGCTCAACGATATGCTGTACGCCCGCTACGGCAGCCGGTTGCTGGTGTGGTTCGCCAGTCTCAGTCTGCTGGTGGCGTTTATCGGCGCCATGGCGGTGCAATTCATCGGCGGCGCGCGTCTGCTGGAGACCGCCGCCAATATTCCCTACGATATCGGCCTGTTGATATTTGGTGTGACCATTGCCTTGTACACGGCGTTTGGCGGCTTCCGCGCCAGCGTATTAAACGATGCCATGCAGGGCATGGTGATGCTGTTGGGCACGGTAATACTATTAGTGGGGGTGCTCCACGCCGCAGGCGGTTTGCACAGCGCGGTGGATAAATTACAGTCGATCGACCCGGCGCTGGTGACGCCTCAGGGCAGTAATCATATCCTGTCGATGCCGTTTATGGCCTCTTTCTGGGTGCTGGTGTGTTTCGGGGTTATCGGCCTGCCGAATACCGCGGTGCGCTGTATCTCCTACCGTAATAGTCAGGCGCTGCACCGCGGCATTATCATCGGCACCATCGTGATTGGCATTCTCATGCTCGGCATGCACCTGTCCGGCGCGTTGGGGCGGGCGATCATGCCGGATCTGACGATCCCGGATCAGGTGTTGCCGGCGCTGATGGTGACCGTCCTGCCGCCGTTAGTCGCCGGGATATTCCTCGCCGCGCCGATGGCGGCTATCATGTCCAATATCAATGCGCATCTGCTTCAGGCTTCCGCCACCATAATAAAGGATCTTTATCTCAGCGTTCGCCCGCAGCAAATTCGCAATGAAAGGCACATTAAGCGCCTTTCCAGCATGACCACCCTGGTACTGGGCTTATTGGTGTTGCTGGCCTCCTGGCGTCCGCCAGAGATGATTATCTGGCTAAATCTGCTAGCCTTCGGCGGACTGGAAGCCGTGTTCCTCTGGCCGCTGGTGCTTGGCCTTTACTGGGAACGCGCCAACGCGACCGGGGCGCTATGCGCCATGTTCAGCGGCGCGGGCTGTTATACGGCGCTGGCCAGCTTCAATATTTATCTGGCAGGCTTTCACCCCATCGTACCGGCGCTGACCTTAAGTCTGCTGGCGTTTATTATCGGTAATCGGTTTGGGCACAGCGTTCCCGAGCCGGTGGCCACCCCTACTTCACTTTAAAATGTAATAGAGACCGCTATGCCGTGGATTCAACTGAAAATAAACACCTCCGGCAGCCATGCCGAGCAACTGGGGGATGTACTGATCGAGAGCGGCGCCGTGTCCGTTACGTTTCAGGATACGCATGATACTCCCGTGTTCGAACCGCTGCCGGGTGAAACCCGTTTGTGGGGCGATACCGATGTCATCGGCTTATATGACGCAGAAACCGAAATGGCCGATGTCATTGCCGCGCTGGAACAAGAGCCCCTGCTGGGGGCCGGATTCAAACACAAAATCGAGCAGTTGGAAGATAAGGACTGGGAACGCGAATGGATGGATAACTTCCACCCAATGCGTTTCGGCGAACGGTTATGGATCTGTCCGAGCTGGCGCGACGTGCCCGACCCGACGGCCGTGAATGTCATGCTCGATCCCGGTCTGGCTTTCGGCACCGGAACCCATCCCACCACCGCGCTGTGCCTGCAATGGCTGGACGGGCTGGATTTACAGGGCAAAACCATCATCGATTTCGGCTGCGGCTCCGGCATTTTGGCCATCGCCGCGCTCAAGCTGGGCGCGGCCCGCGCTATCGGCATCGATATCGATCCGCAGGCTATCCAGGCCAGCCGCGATAACGCACAGAGAAACGGCGTTTCCGAGCGTTTGGAACTCTACCTGCCGAAAGATCAGCCGACCGACCTTGCCTTCTCCGCCGACGTGGTGGTCGCCAACATCCTGGCCGGCCCGCTGCGTGAGCTGGCGCCGTTAATCAGCGAGTTGCCGAAAACCGGCGCTCATCTTGGCTTATCGGGCGTTCTGGCGACTCAGGCCGCCAACGTGGCCGAAGCCTATCAGGACAAATTCCAGCTTGATCCGATAGCGGAAAAAGAGGAATGGTGCCGGATTACCGGTATCCGTAAGTAAGGCCCCGTCAGCACACGGAGGTAGCCATCAGGCTATCTCCAACATCGAAATCCCCCCGCCAGACGTCTCCCC
This window of the Brenneria goodwinii genome carries:
- the accC gene encoding acetyl-CoA carboxylase biotin carboxylase subunit codes for the protein MLDKIVIANRGEIALRILRACKELGIKTVAVHSSADRDLKHVLLADETVCIGPAPSAKSYLNIPAIISAAEITGSAAIHPGYGFLSENADFAEQVERSGFIFIGPRAETIRLMGDKVSAINAMKKAGVPCVPGSDGPLDNDMDKNRAFAKRIGYPVIIKASGGGGGRGMRVVRSDKELEQSINMTRAEAKAAFNNDMVYMEKYLENPRHVEIQVLADGQGNAIYLAERDCSMQRRHQKVVEEAPAPGITGEQRKFIGERCAKACLDINYRGAGTFEFLYENGEFYFIEMNTRIQVEHPVTEMITGVDLIKEQLRIADGQPLSIKQEDIHVHGHAVECRINAEDPNTFLPSPGKITRFHAPGGFGVRWESHIYAGYTVPPYYDSMIGKLIAYGETREVAIARMKNALAELIIDGIKTNVDLQMKIMNDENFQKGGTNIHYLEKKLGLQ
- a CDS encoding YhdT family protein, which encodes MDTRFMQAHREARWAFFLTLAYLFAWILAAYLPDSAQGITGLPHWFEMACLLLPLVFALLCWLMVRFIFHDISLENDDAK
- the panF gene encoding sodium/pantothenate symporter; the protein is MQNEVLLPLLGYLLLVFGLSVYAYRRRQAGNFLNEYFLGGRSMGGFVLAMTLIGTYVSASSFIGGPGAAYKYGLGWVLLSMIQLPTMLLSLGILGKKFAILARRYNAITLNDMLYARYGSRLLVWFASLSLLVAFIGAMAVQFIGGARLLETAANIPYDIGLLIFGVTIALYTAFGGFRASVLNDAMQGMVMLLGTVILLVGVLHAAGGLHSAVDKLQSIDPALVTPQGSNHILSMPFMASFWVLVCFGVIGLPNTAVRCISYRNSQALHRGIIIGTIVIGILMLGMHLSGALGRAIMPDLTIPDQVLPALMVTVLPPLVAGIFLAAPMAAIMSNINAHLLQASATIIKDLYLSVRPQQIRNERHIKRLSSMTTLVLGLLVLLASWRPPEMIIWLNLLAFGGLEAVFLWPLVLGLYWERANATGALCAMFSGAGCYTALASFNIYLAGFHPIVPALTLSLLAFIIGNRFGHSVPEPVATPTSL
- the accB gene encoding acetyl-CoA carboxylase biotin carboxyl carrier protein, with the translated sequence MDIRKIKKLIELVEESGIAELEISEGEESVRISRAPATPSYPMMQQAYVPMQQQQPALATAVAPVSEAAAAETAAAPAAISGHIVRSPMVGTFYRTPSPDAKAFVEVGQQVNVGDTLCIVEAMKMMNQIEADKAGVVKAILLDNGQPVEFDEPLVVIE
- the prmA gene encoding 50S ribosomal protein L11 methyltransferase, which gives rise to MPWIQLKINTSGSHAEQLGDVLIESGAVSVTFQDTHDTPVFEPLPGETRLWGDTDVIGLYDAETEMADVIAALEQEPLLGAGFKHKIEQLEDKDWEREWMDNFHPMRFGERLWICPSWRDVPDPTAVNVMLDPGLAFGTGTHPTTALCLQWLDGLDLQGKTIIDFGCGSGILAIAALKLGAARAIGIDIDPQAIQASRDNAQRNGVSERLELYLPKDQPTDLAFSADVVVANILAGPLRELAPLISELPKTGAHLGLSGVLATQAANVAEAYQDKFQLDPIAEKEEWCRITGIRK
- the msrQ gene encoding protein-methionine-sulfoxide reductase heme-binding subunit MsrQ, encoding MRLTLQQIKWLKIILHLAAFLPLPWLILAVDQGWFSADPAKDIQHFTGRMALKLLLASLLIAPLARYGRQPLLIRCRRPIGLWCFAWATLHLVSYSLLELGLNHLTLLGEELIARPYLTLGLVSWLILLALALTSPRIVMRKLGSRWQKLHNFVYLVAILAPIHYLWSVKTLSPQPILYALLALLLLLLRYKKFRQWWR
- the msrP gene encoding protein-methionine-sulfoxide reductase catalytic subunit MsrP translates to MHKHRKLTEADVTPEEIFHQRRRVLKALGITAATLSLPLSAQADLLAWLKGSDRPKAPPGKPLSFTQPADWRLKTPLTPEDKVIGYNNFYEFGMDKADPAANAGGLKTEAWKIQIDGEVAKPITLDIDDLLKRFPLEERIYRFRCVEAWSMVVPWIGFELAKLIKFAEPTGNARYIAFQTLYDPQQMPGQKNSFMGGGLSYPYVEGLRLDEAMHPLTLLTVGVYGKTLPPQNGAPIRLIAPWKYGFKNIKSIVQIRFTRERPPSTWNLAAPDEYGFYANVNPHVDHPRWSQATERVIGSGGILDVQRQPTLLFNGYADRVASLYRGLNLRENF
- the aroQ gene encoding type II 3-dehydroquinate dehydratase, which encodes MAEKFHILLLNGPNLNLLGAREPDKYGNTTLAEIVSNLETQAQALDVRFSHLQSNAEHILIDRIHQARGNTDFILINPAAFTHTSVALRDALLAVAIPFIEIHLSNVHAREPFRHHSYLSDVAVGVICGLGADGYNYALQTAVKRLSTSN